The region aacgcacgcacactaacacacagTGAAATACAAAACGCGAGTGTGAGAggtagcttgttacgcacattaaagtaataaacctggcctgttttcatcggttgcaGCAAAAGgcgctatctagacgtataaattatctaagaatatttcataaaaactcATTCTAATTTCAGCCCGACAAAAGCGGATACGACATTGTAGACTACCTAGACACCTGGAAAGCCATGGAGCAGGCTAAGAAGATGGGTCTCGCCAGGTCTATTGGGATATCCAACTTCAACATTACCATGATGGAACGTCTTCTAGCTCATTGTCAAATAAAGCCATCCGTTTTACAAGTTGAGGTATGGTTGCATATTACAAATAACGATATACTTattctggacctcgctggaacgtaatGCCCCCTACCGCTTCCCCCCTTtaaccccctcgcgctcgtcctgttgcgtcagtacagtTTGCAGCTttattaccgttaggtacatgtcgtcaTATTTTCTTGCTATCactgttttgttttaaaagttttcattgttacatattgacttttgttgtttataATTCTAAAGTTTCTATTGCTCTGTGATCCTATGATAGTTGTGTCAGAAAAAAAtctctttgttttatatattttttatcattataataataataatcagcatcacaataCATTTTACATCAATCAATTATACAGAAATAATTaatcgttgtttatttttaaaacaaatcaaatcaaaatcagtttattcacgcaggtcacggaaatgacacttatgaatgtcaaaaaaaaaattttttcttattgaatctactagtacttcgtaaagggttgagctaatgagaagaagtagcaggaaactcattgccactcttttatatcaagatttacatttaagtacatcgatttacaaatcatttcaattacaatataatatgtaaaatgtaaaatgatgcaacaaacacactcaaacgtcaaatagtcaatgtcttaaacgagtaagtcaaaaaagtaaatgttaattaatacaaaagtcaTTGAGTAcaagtagctgcatcatccacacacaccataaataaataaagatattctgtgaggattttataagcgattataaataaataaatatgtatatatccatacatttattaatattaatatcctaATGATGCTTGTTTtacacaccgtaacaaagcgacgatgtaaCGTcatccaaagaggatgtaaatactacgcatTAAGAAGCGGGACTGCCTTAGTTAAAATTGAatcggctaagtttgaaagcgaacagttgctgaAAACCTAGTGGGTTTCGCgtatctcctttttttacaagattatagccgtcatctgtcaatctatcaatgactgtacGTTTCGTTTTCGTAcgtaacaatttaaattatctatactTTATACCTTTTACCTTAATTTAATGCAAtagtttaaaatttgaattaaattcaaattattgatGTAACTAACgcttttgtaatgtattttttataattttcacgTCATAAATATGGCATCCTTatactttttttctttattaggaaaagcaaacaactacaactAAGAGAGTAGGTACATAAAGAAATCACATatgagacaaaaaaaaattacgctaTCCGCATCTTAGTATGTAAAACTTTGATATATAGGTACAATgctaagttataatatttatgtaataatgccacttaataatatttatttaacaccaatctaacatgtttatgcaaataaaaactttgacttaaactttaaataaaagataaataaaagatttgtaCATTAAGATcctaacaaataaatttaataacgcgtatggtgtcgcaccagaatagcacctcTTCTCTCCCGTGCGTGAcgtaaaagatgacttaggaatgcaaagaacggaggatgggcagcagcatctttcTGAAATAGCATCACCATCTACTGCGATGGttaacccgcctgccaagcctGAAGATTATGCCACAACCCCCAAAAACATGACTGACAATTAAAAACCCCGGCCCTCGCACATAAGCGACgggacaaattcaaatatttttattcaaaataggatgtgaaatcacttattgaaagtcaaaagaagctaccacccattccaaagtgaatgcctcaggcctgagaagaatgggcgcaacaaactcagcgggcttttttttcatcaaaaatatgttttacaattaaactaacatttacaaagtaacattgtgcaattaaacttattatttaatagcctgagggcggtcgctccattcccaatctgtggtatcattaagaaagtcatttatgttatagtaacctttaccacacaaacgttttttaacaattcttttgaataacgtaacacctttgttttgaacattttctgggattttgttgtaaaagcatatacatcaccccacaaaagacttactaactcgactaagccgagtagcaggcatcatcagtttatgtctgttcctggtgttaacattatggttatgacagtttctggcaaattcacttatgtgcctatgaacatacattacattatcaagaatatattgagaagcaacagtcaagatgtaaatttctttgaattttgctctcaatgattctctaggacctaggttataaatagcgcgaatagccctcttctgcagcacaaatattgtattaatatcagcagcgttgccccatagcaatatacagGGCGCGCATAAATCTTTGAGGGAGTCCTGGAGAGAGGAAGTAAAATacctttctccagcagtggaccgCTCTCGGTTGTATTGATGAATTATCACAATAGGTAGTCGAAGAATATCTTAACGACCGAAACGTTACgaatcttattaatatttttcaggTGAACGTAAACTTAGCCCAAAATAAACTATTGGAGTTTACCAAACGTGAAGGTATCGAAGTCATGGCGTATGCGCCGTTTGGTTCTTTGTTTGTGAAGGACAGCGGCCCGCCACCACCAAGAGTAAATGATCCTGGCTTAGTCAAGATGGCTCAGAAATACAGGAAGACTGTGCCGCAAATTGTACTTAGATATCTGGTAAGCTATTTCAgaattctataataataatgttgtatttccatataaagtaattaaaaaaaatcaataattaatataaatatcgtgtcacaaaaatagttgttgatcgtagaagggcgacaATTTtaagatgtatgtatttttcaatgctgaatcataataaaataaaaataaatgtcaaaaataaaaaatatatatttaggggtaCCCTTTTATCATTtagaggtataaaaaatagatgttggccgattctcaaacctacgggacacgagaattttatatattagataatattgacacacttctaCAAATTATGTGGAGCACACAGTGGCAAGGATAGACCTGAGTATATATGCCCGGGTATTACTGCCCAAGAACAGTCCAAAGAAGACGTTGGAAATCTTATTCCTGAGCAACCACAATAGGCTGGTACAGACTTAatgagaaaagcttaaaatcgtTGAGTTTGGGTTTCTAGATGGTCGGGATCAAAACCTATCCAGGTTTAAGCATTTCCATAGAGTTACATTGAAATTGAGATTTGTTCATTAGAACATGCCAATCATGTCACCACAAGCGAGGTATAAACTGGTCGtaattagtatatatatttctGTTATACTTTCATCTCTTTCAAATACAATTTCAAAACAACTTTCGTAGTATTCACGTTCTGTTTCATTATTTTCATCTTGCTTATGTTTTCTTTCGTTGCTTTCTTTTAGAACAACTCTGGACAATCTTAATCTTTTGCTGCAGTTCTTCTGCCAATGATTAGGTTTCTTGGCACAGGCTGCCAACTGgctaccacagcggcgcctttttATGCCGTGAATTATCTAGTGATGTTCAAGCATTCTATTGTTTCGGAACGAAAGGCGCCATATCCAAGTTAAATAACTGCTCAATCAGATTTAATATTAAGACATAAGTGTCTTAGAGAGGGTTTGGCCGCAAGAATCCaaagcggcgctgcattgtaacggTTGGAGCGTATCACTTACTTACGTCTTGCTCGTATCGTCTTTTTCACAGAAAGTGGAGAGACATTTCGTATTTCAAGTAGATTATATGAAAAAGACACTAAcggatgtaataataataatgatccgTTATATATATCAGTCTAGAgtccatagtttctcaaccttattttgctcaccgcccactttgagaatatgtttttttctagaagagtattttcgtgtattttttgccttttttgactatattttttaatctacccacgccccaccTGCGCCATCTATGCATCCATCTCATCTACGCAATGCCCGCTAAtcttctctgggtcttctactgcccccccgaaagtctcaaacgcctacaaggggcgttatcgcccacgttgagaacctatggtctagAGCATACTCCCGCCTCAAACTTTTACTTCACTTCAAGTAaaagtttccgggacgatacgacatgggtatcttcaaaaatagcgcgtacaccttccttaaaggcggcaacgctcctgtgattcgtctggcGTTGCAAGAAAATATGGGTAgcgttatcacttaacaccaggtgacccatacgctcctTTGACCTCCTTTTCCATAGCAAAAAAGTAAGCCGCTTGATCCTTGGCCtcatctaatataaaaataaatatgtcgaaTATTCTTACTAAGCTACAAAAATAAGTAACCGTGAAACAGATTTAGCTAGttcaaacataattatttttctaggTTCAAAGGGGCGTTATACCAATACCTAAATCCGTACGAAAGGAGAAAGTCGTTGAAAACATCAACATATTCGACTTCGAACTATCGACAGAGGAAATGGATAAAATCAGTAAGCattaattgttttatctttgttttaaaattgtatttatactcaaacaatcttatataattacatatatatatattttagttagaTTGAAACGGTATGGGCATAGCTGGACCAGGTGCTTATCCTTTTCAACCAATTGCATGTCCAACGTATATTATACAAAGTAGTTAAAATTCTGTAGGTTTAACTGGCGTGATAACAGAAAACAAAACCGATTAGTATTGACACGacagtgggtcagggattggaaataatactccgcttataggaacgagtctttatttgcgttcactttttctgaacttgcacttcgccggtctgccgctgttcctcttgtgggcggcggtaccttcaacgcgtcacaccgcaccgaacactaagtctcttctatcttcttcttcttggaacacttccactttctcactacttcttcttttcttcttcttcttctttacactttcgagtcagaactagaactgccgtaggccacgcttagtacggcttatatacccccggatcctttccattttcaaaatgattctcccattccatctttaaatttaaattgtactagaaaattcttttaactatctTTATCcagcttacacattttccatccctttttttctgttcgatttgatcctgaacttactagaaatttccattaacttaacaaaacccaaaaaataccATACACTGGTAGATGTATCAAACCCAGGTCTaaagcgtctaaagtaaacacttttacgccaaagctacgagtattgctgacggagctgttgaaattatcaatgtgttgaagtttgacaactctcgtcatgcacgttgctgcacgatatgacgtttgacaactctcgtcatacacgttgaagcgttgctacgcgacagtATCTTAAGATTTCGAACCTTTCGAATATCCCTTAATACCCATAAAATCGTTACACCCTATTTTTTGCCCATAAAAAGCATGATTTGCCATAAAAGGGACAATAAATGCTATAACTCAGGCAAATAAAACGCAGTAAAAACATAAACATTTAACGCATTATTTCTAATGTTGTGGAATTCAGTGGGacgcttctttgcacaggatgccggctagattatgggtagcaacaacggcgcctatcttctgccgtgaagcagtagtaatgtgtaagcattattgtttcttGGTGTAAACAAGGGGTTACAGTTAATAAAATTGGAGTTACATAGAGGTAGAGAGAGGGTTTACATAGAGTTATACCTGAAAATAAAcgaagaatatgcaaaatgttgactatatcgctgacaacactgtcaatacaatgataattctaaagttttccaaatgtcaagAGCCTTACAAATTAAggcgggaaacgttatatgtTCGAATATACCGATCGTAAACAAAATGTCTACTTATAACTTTTTTGCATTCTCTTGGTTTATTCCTTGGAATAACTTTATGCCAGTTATATTTGGAAGGCCAATACAATGGACGTTCTAGATACGTAGATCGTCTTTGGGTCATTCGAATAaaccttaaggcgaagagtaactagaaaacacgcaaacatggtgtttctagacaagttttgtggtgaaagtatagcatttcgagctatgaacactacttaatcctgttatacATACCCTTAAgacttatttgtaggttgctaatgcttgctgtcgGTTTAagttaaggcgaggttttcccacgGGAATGGCTGAGACACTAGCCGAGCGAAgcgggtcaacgaccccaccccggaaggaccgcgtaatattttattaaaatggttgcgcaagagtacgaaatgttgtgatatttttatgcattttgaagtgaaacttctttaggcgcatgagggtattttttttacaaatgaaacggaAAAGAACGTCACAGAAATAtgagacgtttttgttcaagggagggagcgattgacaccgattgaggaagagtatttcttactctcgAGCTTCcttactagccttgtatcgtgcaggtttcgtttttaattccaagatcgccgccgctcaaaattatgatgacaacattatgggtatcgtatccgaggttctggagggtgcagagaacgattttgtgatcatttttgaaatccaagatgaccgccgctcaaaattatgatgacaacattatgggtatcgtatccgaggttctggagggtgcagagaacgattttgtgatcatttttgaaatccaagatgaccgccgctcaaaattttgattacaacattatgggtatcgtatccgaggttctcgagggtgcagagaatgattttgtgatcatttttgaaatccaagatggctgccgcgcaaaattatgattacagcattatgggtatcgaatccgaggttctcgagggtgcagagaacaattctgtgatcattttttttatggaaaattaagtgatcaccgccgcccacaatctcttgcaacaccagaggaatcacaggagcgttgccggcctttaaggaaggtgtacgcgctttttatgaaggtacccatgtcgtatcgtccctgaaacaccgcacaagaaagctcattccacagctttgtagtacgtggaagaaagctccttgaaaaccgcactgtggaggaccaccacacatccagatggtgaggatgatatcctgacttgtggcgtgtcgtgcgaagatggaattcggcggcaggaatcaggttacccagctcttcggaacactccccgtgataaatgcggtagaagacacacaatgaagcgacgtctctacgcaatgccaagtgatcacgcggtcaaatggatcgagctgatactggggtgcgccagaccagagatgacagcaatactccatgtgtggccggacctgcgctttgtagagcgctagtatgtgggccggcttgaagtattgccgtgctctattaatgacgcccagtttctttgaaaccaatttggctgtgccttccagatgaccacgaaattggcaatcgctcgagatttcgagtcccagtattccgatactaggcgaggctttgagggaagtgttgtcaatgagcggtgatacgacaaattttttagtggtaaacgcgcaaacttgagtcttctgggggttaaatttgacaaggttcaattttccccattccgcgatcttctcaagagaggactcgatagaagacaaaagtttctcccggcactggtcgacgatttcccgagagagacctgcatggcccgtgtatacggcatcaccagtgctgtcatccgcatagcaatgaatgttggaggtgtccaacatatcattgataggcagaagaaacagcgtgggagacagcacacagccttggggcactccagcattcacgggcttcgggttcgagcaatatccgtcgacaacgacctgtatgctgcgcccagtgaggaagcttgaggtccacttgcacaagctctcgggaagcccaaatgatggaagtttggagaggagcgccttgtgccatacacgatcaaaggccttcgctatatccaggctaactgccaggccttcccccttgctttcaatagccgcagcccatctatgtgttaggtataccagaagatcacctgccgaccggccatggcgaaacccgtattgtcggtcgttcatcaactggtgaccctctaggtataccaagagctgactgctaattatgctctccatgattttggagagcagggaggtaatagcaataggcctgtagtttgccggatccgaactgtctcctattttttggatcggatggacaagggctgacttccatgagtcagggactacgcctttagaatagagtgccggaataaatgcgttagcaccggcggcaactcatcatttttgaaatccaagatggccgccgcacaaaattatgatttcagcaatatggatatcgtgtccgaggttctcgagggtgcagagaacgattctgtgatcatttttgaaatccaaaatggccgtcgcgcaaaattatgattacagctttatgggtatcgaatccgaggttctcgagggtgcagagaacgattctgtgattatttttgaaatccgagatggccgccgctcataattatgatttcagcaatatggatatcgtgtccgaggtactcgagggtgcagagaacgattttgtgatcagttttgaaatccaagatggccgccgctcaaattaatgatttcagcaatatgattatcgtgtccgaagttctcgagggtgcagagaacgattctgtgatcatttttgaaatccaaattggccgccgctcataattatgatttcagcaatatagatatcgtgtctgaggtcctagaggatgcagaaaacgattttgggatcatagtttaaatccaagatggccgccgcgcaaaattatgatttcagcaatatggatatcatgtccgaggtactcgagggtgcagagaatgtttttgtgatcagttttgaaatccaagatggccgcagctcataattatgatttcagcaatatggatatggtgtccgaggttctcgagggtgcagagaacgaatttgggataatttttggaatcgaagatggccgccgcgcaaaattatgattacaacattatgggtatcgtatccgaggttctcgaagatgcagagaacgattctcaaaattcgtcctcgacaccctcgcgcaaaattatgattacagccttatgggtatcgaatccaaggttctcgaggttctcgagggtgtcgaggacgaattttgagcggtcgctatcttggattccaaaaatgatcccaaattcgttctctgcaccctcgagaacctgtgacacgatatcgatattgctgaaatcataattatgaacggcggccatcatggatttcaaaactgatcacaaaatcgttctctgcaccctcgagtacctcggacacgatatccatattgcttaaatcataattttgcgcggcggccatcttggatttaaacaatgatcccaaaatcgttttctgcatcctcgaggacctcggacacgatatctatattgctgaaatcataattatgagtgGCGGCcaatttggatttcaaaaatgttcccagaatcgttctctgcaccctcggacacgatatccatattgctgaaatcataattatgagcggcggccatcttggatttcaaaagtgatcacagaatcgttctctgcaccctcgagaacctcggacacgatatccatattgctgaaatcatgattatgagcggcggccatcttggatttcaaaaatgatcccaaaatcgttatctgcaccctcgagaacctcggacacgatatccatattgctgaaatcataattatgagcggcggccatcttggatttcaaaaatgatcacagaatcgttctctgcaccctcgagaacctcggacacgatatccatattgctgaaatcatgattatgagcggcggccatcttggatttcaaaactgatcacaaaatcgttttctgcatcctcgaggacctcggacacgatatctatattgctgaaatcataattatgagcggcggccaacttggatttcaaaaatgatcctagaatcgttctctgcaccctcgaaaacctgagattcgatacccataatgctataaccataatattgcgcggcggccatcttggatttcaaaaatgatcccaaaatcgttatctgcaccctcgagaacctcggacacgatatccatattgctgaaatcataattatgagcggcggccatcttggatttcaaaaatgatcacagaatcgttctctgcaccctcgagaacctcggacacgatatccatattgctgaaatcataattatgagcggcggccatcttggatttcaaaaatgatcccaaaatcgttatctgcaccctcgagaacctcggacacgatatccatattgctgaaatcataattatgagcggcggccatcttggatttcaaaaatgatcacagaatcgttctctgcaccctcgagaacctcggacacgatatccatattgctgaaatcataattatgagcggcggccatcttggatttcaaaactgatcacaaaatcgttttctgcatcctcgaggacctcggacacgatatctataatgctgaaatcataattatgagcggcggccaacttggatttcaaaaataatcccagaatcgttctctgcaccctcgagaaccttggacacgatatccatattgctgaaatcataattttgtgcggcggccatcttggatttcaaaaatgattacaaaatcgttctctgcaccttcgagaacctcggatacgatacccataatgttgtaatcataattttgcgcggcggccatcttggatttctaacttccttaaagtacatatatacaaatatcccgcgtggcataatattcaaaataatattctgtaaattttattttagtactttccgacttccatttacctatatttcaacaaatacgctg is a window of Leptidea sinapis chromosome 23, ilLepSina1.1, whole genome shotgun sequence DNA encoding:
- the LOC126971440 gene encoding aldo-keto reductase AKR2E4-like isoform X2, whose amino-acid sequence is MMPVMGLGTFLGFDEKGQKEVREKEVELPVLWALEAGYRMLDTASAYNNEEQVGKAIQRSNVPRKDVFIVTKLGSHEQREVLSSLRASLDRLNTTYIDLYLIHNPVAYKPDKSGYDIVDYLDTWKAMEQAKKMGLARSIGISNFNITMMERLLAHCQIKPSVLQVEVNVNLAQNKLLEFTKREGIEVMAYAPFGSLFVKDSGPPPPRVNDPGLVKMAQKYRKTVPQIVLRYLVQRGVIPIPKSVRKEKVVENINIFDFELSTEEMDKISKFNKDYRVVWPSFWQDHPYYPFEKKDKPDPDLFKPKP